Proteins encoded by one window of Myxococcus guangdongensis:
- a CDS encoding cytochrome P450 yields the protein MSSSPPAFASRFEPRYVQDPYPLYERLRHESPVHFSEEMHLWVVSRYEDIKAVVHNPDDFLSANAFRNPVPPAPEVLAVLAEGYPQVPALVDDDPPNHTRMRVIVTKALAPHRLSAMEARVRAIATELLDGFAHAGEADLVEALGYPLPARVVGAIMGLPDSDVTRLKQWTEDLVVMSAGNAPVERQVECARGLVSIQKYLAGHIAERRRAPTDDLISALIEARHEDTPPLSDVELISLISMLHFAGHETTSNLLGNLLVWVLRAPERLRELQEDPGRIPRAIEETLRLDAPVQGMMRTTRRAVTLGGVEVPEGARLLVLYASGNRDERVFHSPGEGVLRRPDVGKHLGFGMGIHYCIGAPLARMEVRLAMELLLKRLPGLRLAPGEAIRYLPNFLHRGPRQLLVEWDPA from the coding sequence ATGTCCTCCTCGCCGCCCGCCTTCGCCAGCCGCTTCGAGCCTCGCTACGTGCAGGACCCGTATCCGCTCTACGAGCGCCTGCGCCACGAGTCCCCCGTCCACTTCAGCGAAGAGATGCACCTGTGGGTGGTCTCCCGCTACGAGGACATCAAGGCGGTGGTGCACAACCCGGACGACTTCCTGTCGGCCAACGCCTTCCGCAATCCGGTGCCGCCCGCGCCGGAGGTGCTCGCGGTGCTGGCGGAGGGCTACCCCCAGGTCCCCGCGCTGGTGGACGACGACCCGCCCAACCACACGCGCATGCGGGTCATCGTCACCAAGGCCCTGGCGCCGCATCGCCTGAGCGCGATGGAGGCGCGCGTGCGCGCGATTGCGACGGAGCTGTTGGACGGCTTCGCCCACGCGGGGGAGGCGGACCTGGTGGAGGCGCTGGGCTACCCGCTGCCCGCGCGCGTCGTGGGCGCCATCATGGGGCTGCCGGACTCGGACGTGACGCGGCTGAAGCAGTGGACGGAGGACCTGGTGGTGATGTCCGCGGGCAACGCGCCCGTGGAGCGGCAGGTGGAGTGTGCCCGGGGGCTCGTCTCCATCCAGAAGTACCTGGCGGGCCACATCGCCGAGCGGCGACGCGCGCCCACCGATGACCTCATCAGCGCGCTCATCGAGGCGCGGCACGAGGACACGCCGCCGTTGAGCGACGTGGAGCTCATCAGCCTCATCTCGATGCTGCACTTCGCCGGGCACGAGACGACGTCGAACCTGTTGGGCAACCTGCTCGTCTGGGTGCTGCGCGCGCCGGAGCGGCTGCGCGAGCTCCAGGAGGACCCGGGCCGCATCCCCCGGGCGATTGAAGAGACACTGCGGCTGGACGCGCCGGTGCAGGGGATGATGCGCACCACGCGCCGCGCGGTGACGCTGGGCGGCGTGGAGGTGCCCGAGGGCGCGCGGCTGCTCGTGCTCTATGCGTCGGGGAACCGGGACGAGCGGGTGTTCCATTCGCCTGGAGAGGGCGTGCTCCGCCGCCCGGACGTGGGCAAGCACCTGGGGTTCGGGATGGGCATCCACTACTGCATCGGCGCGCCGCTGGCGCGGATGGAGGTGCGGCTGGCGATGGAGCTGCTGTTGAAGCGGCTGCCCGGGCTGCGGCTGGCGCCGGGCGAGGCCATCCGCTACCTGCCCAACTTCCTGCACCGGGGCCCACGGCAGTTGCTGGTCGAGTGGGACCCGGCCTGA
- a CDS encoding DsbA family protein: MKLRAPALLAAAVVFSSFNPALAGDEPTPDCDKQPKSARAQPKLISATPRAEAPALGPRDAQVTVEVWSDFQCPFCQRGATTVEGLRERYGDKIRIVFRNMPLPRHENAKLAAAAAMAAHEQGKFWQMHDVLFDNQGALDRASLEKYAKALGLDVASFKRALDTQAWDNYVEADRLEAQRRGIVGTPTFFVNGTGVTGAQPIDTFATHIDAALKR, from the coding sequence ATGAAGCTCCGCGCTCCCGCCCTCCTGGCGGCCGCCGTCGTGTTCTCGTCCTTCAACCCCGCCCTCGCCGGTGACGAGCCCACGCCCGACTGCGACAAGCAGCCCAAGTCCGCTCGTGCCCAGCCCAAGCTCATCTCCGCCACGCCGCGCGCCGAGGCCCCCGCGCTGGGGCCCCGCGACGCCCAGGTGACGGTGGAGGTGTGGAGCGACTTCCAGTGCCCCTTCTGCCAGCGCGGCGCGACCACCGTCGAGGGCCTGCGCGAGCGCTACGGCGACAAGATTCGCATCGTCTTCCGAAACATGCCGCTGCCCCGCCACGAGAACGCGAAGCTCGCCGCAGCCGCCGCCATGGCCGCCCACGAGCAGGGCAAGTTCTGGCAGATGCACGACGTGCTCTTCGACAACCAGGGCGCCCTGGACCGCGCCTCGCTGGAGAAGTACGCCAAGGCGCTCGGCCTGGACGTCGCGAGCTTCAAGCGCGCGCTCGACACCCAGGCCTGGGACAACTACGTGGAGGCCGACCGCCTCGAGGCCCAGCGCCGCGGCATCGTCGGCACGCCCACCTTCTTCGTCAACGGCACCGGCGTGACGGGCGCGCAGCCCATCGACACCTTCGCCACGCACATCGACGCCGCGCTCAAGCGCTGA